A genome region from Erythrolamprus reginae isolate rEryReg1 chromosome 4, rEryReg1.hap1, whole genome shotgun sequence includes the following:
- the IL10RB gene encoding interleukin-10 receptor subunit beta isoform X2 → MVPTRTWWGLICGCVFWPIHAIIQEPQNIRINSVMLNSILLWDPSNFSEGNITYTIQYKSLMSNFTDLCRRIHFTECNISKTPKYSFSNLRIRAEFENQHSQWIYLNFTPFKDTIIIPPIVRVIPTKPGILDVYLQSPPVILSDKRCPLKDFYGSIVYKLNIWMNASEQVTNVTTPYNFHMISDLYPGMTYCLKAQIYIEELNKPGEWSKATCTQTINSNNIVGIGPLTVLVVFLTVLAFIFSCICIGCICYRSKDSFFLPYSLPQHFIQFVKHPYHDSQFFETQGEDHVYDTLTVLSEMSKECNIESENKMSNIKLQ, encoded by the exons ATGGTCCCGACGAGAACCTGGTGGGGTCTCATTTGCGGCTGCGTCTTCTGGCCAA TACATGCAATTATCCAAGAGCCTCAGAACATACGAATAAATTCAGTTATGCTTAATAGTATTCTCTTGTGGGATCCGTCAAATTTTTCTGAAGGAAATATAACTTATACAATTCAATATAAAAG tttgATGTCAAACTTCACTGACTTGTGCCGAAGAATACACTTCACAGAGTGCAATATTTCAAAAACACCTAAATACAGTTTTTCTAATTTGAGAATCAGAGCTGAATTTGAGAATCAACATTCACAATGGATATATCTTAACTTCACACCATTCAAGGACA CAATAATTATACCTCCTATTGTACGAGTTATACCCACAAAACCTGGAATCTTGGATGTTTATCTCCAAAGCCCTCCTGTTATACTTAGTGATAAGAGATGTCCCTTGAAGGATTTTTATGGTTCGATTGTTTACAAGTTGAACATTTGGATGAATGCTAGTGAACAG GTTACCAATGTGACTACACCATACAATTTCCATATGATATCTGACCTATATCCTGGAATGACATATTGTCTTAAAGCTCAAATATATATTGAAGAATTGAATAAACCTGGAGAGTGGAGTAAAGCCACTTGTACCCAAACAATTAATAGTAATAACATAGTAG GGATAGGTCCATTAACCGTGCTGGTTGTTTTCCTAACAGTATTGGCATTCATTTTTTCCTGCATTTGCATTGGTTGTATTTGTTACCGGAGCAAAGATTCCTTTTTCCTTCCATATTCTTTGCCACAACATTTCATTCAG TTTGTAAAGCATCCTTATCATGATTCACAATTTTTTGAAACCCAGGGAGAGGATCATGTCTATGATACACTTACTGTTCTTTCAGAGATGTCAAAAGAGTGTAATATTGAATCGGAAAATAAAATGAGCAATATAAAACTGCAATAA
- the IL10RB gene encoding interleukin-10 receptor subunit beta isoform X1 codes for MVPTRTWWGLICGCVFWPIHAIIQEPQNIRINSVMLNSILLWDPSNFSEGNITYTIQYKSSLMSNFTDLCRRIHFTECNISKTPKYSFSNLRIRAEFENQHSQWIYLNFTPFKDTIIIPPIVRVIPTKPGILDVYLQSPPVILSDKRCPLKDFYGSIVYKLNIWMNASEQVTNVTTPYNFHMISDLYPGMTYCLKAQIYIEELNKPGEWSKATCTQTINSNNIVGIGPLTVLVVFLTVLAFIFSCICIGCICYRSKDSFFLPYSLPQHFIQFVKHPYHDSQFFETQGEDHVYDTLTVLSEMSKECNIESENKMSNIKLQ; via the exons ATGGTCCCGACGAGAACCTGGTGGGGTCTCATTTGCGGCTGCGTCTTCTGGCCAA TACATGCAATTATCCAAGAGCCTCAGAACATACGAATAAATTCAGTTATGCTTAATAGTATTCTCTTGTGGGATCCGTCAAATTTTTCTGAAGGAAATATAACTTATACAATTCAATATAAAAG tagtttgATGTCAAACTTCACTGACTTGTGCCGAAGAATACACTTCACAGAGTGCAATATTTCAAAAACACCTAAATACAGTTTTTCTAATTTGAGAATCAGAGCTGAATTTGAGAATCAACATTCACAATGGATATATCTTAACTTCACACCATTCAAGGACA CAATAATTATACCTCCTATTGTACGAGTTATACCCACAAAACCTGGAATCTTGGATGTTTATCTCCAAAGCCCTCCTGTTATACTTAGTGATAAGAGATGTCCCTTGAAGGATTTTTATGGTTCGATTGTTTACAAGTTGAACATTTGGATGAATGCTAGTGAACAG GTTACCAATGTGACTACACCATACAATTTCCATATGATATCTGACCTATATCCTGGAATGACATATTGTCTTAAAGCTCAAATATATATTGAAGAATTGAATAAACCTGGAGAGTGGAGTAAAGCCACTTGTACCCAAACAATTAATAGTAATAACATAGTAG GGATAGGTCCATTAACCGTGCTGGTTGTTTTCCTAACAGTATTGGCATTCATTTTTTCCTGCATTTGCATTGGTTGTATTTGTTACCGGAGCAAAGATTCCTTTTTCCTTCCATATTCTTTGCCACAACATTTCATTCAG TTTGTAAAGCATCCTTATCATGATTCACAATTTTTTGAAACCCAGGGAGAGGATCATGTCTATGATACACTTACTGTTCTTTCAGAGATGTCAAAAGAGTGTAATATTGAATCGGAAAATAAAATGAGCAATATAAAACTGCAATAA